The following are from one region of the Achromobacter xylosoxidans genome:
- a CDS encoding Maf-like protein, whose protein sequence is MPSKPSLILASSSRYRKELLSRLRLPFTAISPDVDETPHSGETPEALALRLSVAKAMAVAANHPGSIVIGSDQVATVDGQPIGKPGDFPRALAQLRALSGQIVEFHSALAVTDGQRVEKADIVTRCRFRALSDRAIEAYLRAEEPYDTAGSAKAESLGIALMESIQSDDPTAIIGLPLIALTGMLAQFGLDPLDALGAPA, encoded by the coding sequence ATGCCTTCCAAGCCCAGCCTGATCCTCGCGTCCAGCTCGCGTTACCGCAAAGAACTGCTGTCCCGCCTGCGCCTGCCTTTCACGGCGATTTCCCCCGATGTAGACGAAACGCCACACTCCGGTGAAACGCCCGAAGCCCTGGCGTTGCGCCTGTCCGTCGCCAAGGCCATGGCGGTCGCGGCCAATCACCCCGGCAGCATCGTGATCGGCTCGGACCAGGTGGCCACCGTGGACGGACAGCCCATCGGCAAACCGGGGGATTTCCCGCGCGCCTTGGCGCAATTGCGGGCCCTGTCGGGTCAAATCGTGGAATTCCACAGCGCCTTGGCGGTCACCGACGGCCAGCGGGTGGAAAAAGCCGACATCGTCACGCGCTGCCGTTTCCGGGCATTGTCGGACCGCGCGATCGAGGCCTATCTGCGCGCCGAAGAACCCTACGATACCGCAGGCAGCGCCAAGGCGGAAAGCCTGGGCATCGCCCTGATGGAAAGCATCCAGAGCGACGATCCCACCGCCATCATCGGCCTGCCGTTGATCGCGCTGACCGGCATGCTGGCGCAGTTCGGCCTGGATCCGCTGGACGCCCTCGGAGCACCCGCATGA
- a CDS encoding SAM-dependent methyltransferase, with product MSGALHLIPVGLGDAPPERWLPAEVRTLAGRLDTYIAENAKTARAFLKLIGTTRPLQEITIHTLNDKVDAAQIKAWLEPALKGAEIGLVSEAGCPAVADPGAKVADAAHRLGITVKPWVGPSSILLGLMASGLDGQRFAFHGYAPVDPAERAKQLRAWEQHSAKHNQTQLLIETPYRNAAMYATLLASLKGDTKLCVARSVTTADEWIVTRSVADWKKQPAPQLDKLPTLFLFLAR from the coding sequence ATGAGCGGCGCGCTGCACCTGATCCCGGTCGGCCTGGGCGACGCCCCGCCCGAGCGCTGGCTCCCCGCCGAGGTCCGTACCCTGGCAGGCCGGCTGGACACCTATATCGCCGAAAACGCCAAGACCGCCCGCGCCTTCCTCAAACTGATCGGCACCACCCGGCCGCTGCAGGAAATCACCATCCACACCCTGAACGACAAGGTCGACGCCGCCCAGATCAAGGCCTGGCTGGAACCGGCGCTAAAGGGCGCGGAGATCGGCCTGGTCTCGGAGGCTGGCTGCCCCGCGGTCGCGGATCCGGGCGCCAAGGTCGCGGACGCCGCCCACCGCCTGGGCATCACGGTAAAACCCTGGGTCGGCCCCTCTTCCATCCTGCTGGGCCTGATGGCCAGCGGACTGGACGGCCAGCGCTTCGCCTTCCACGGCTACGCGCCGGTGGATCCGGCGGAACGCGCCAAGCAGTTGCGCGCCTGGGAGCAGCACTCGGCCAAGCACAACCAGACCCAGCTGCTGATCGAGACCCCCTATCGCAATGCCGCCATGTACGCCACGCTGCTGGCCAGCCTGAAAGGCGACACCAAGCTGTGCGTGGCGCGCTCGGTCACGACCGCCGACGAATGGATCGTCACCCGCAGCGTGGCGGACTGGAAGAAGCAGCCGGCGCCCCAGCTCGACAAGCTGCCGACACTGTTTCTCTTCCTGGCGCGCTGA
- a CDS encoding N-acetylmuramoyl-L-alanine amidase yields MRRLLLAPLAAAVLAGCAARGPAGLDLDTSITAVGQASRVRSIVLHYTSVDDARSMELLSKGKVSSHYLVYDSGRVYRLVDENRAAWHAGASSWYGNIAMNSTSIGIEIVNPGWTEGPDGKPVWHPYNDRQLRALTILLRDIAQRHGITPENIVGHSDIAPQRKVDPGPLFPWKMLAEAGIGRWYDETGAAEHLARLQAQGIPDVAWFQKQLARLGYACPQDGTLNPATIGALAAFQMHYRPALYDGQPDAETAAIMLAML; encoded by the coding sequence ATGCGCCGCCTATTGCTTGCGCCGCTTGCCGCGGCCGTTCTGGCAGGATGCGCCGCGCGCGGCCCCGCGGGCCTGGACCTGGACACCTCGATCACCGCGGTCGGCCAGGCCAGCCGGGTGCGCAGCATCGTGCTGCACTACACCAGCGTCGATGACGCCCGTTCGATGGAATTGCTCTCCAAGGGCAAGGTCAGCTCCCATTACCTGGTGTACGACTCCGGCCGCGTCTACCGGCTGGTCGACGAGAACCGCGCCGCCTGGCATGCCGGCGCCAGTTCCTGGTATGGCAACATCGCCATGAACAGCACGTCCATCGGCATAGAAATCGTCAACCCGGGCTGGACGGAGGGCCCTGACGGCAAGCCCGTCTGGCATCCCTATAACGACCGCCAATTGCGCGCATTGACCATACTGCTACGTGATATTGCGCAGCGCCACGGCATCACACCCGAAAACATCGTAGGCCATAGCGATATCGCGCCTCAGCGCAAGGTGGACCCCGGACCTCTATTCCCGTGGAAAATGCTGGCCGAGGCGGGAATCGGGCGCTGGTACGACGAAACCGGGGCTGCCGAGCACCTCGCGCGCCTGCAGGCCCAGGGCATCCCGGACGTGGCATGGTTCCAGAAACAGTTGGCGCGGCTAGGCTATGCATGTCCACAGGACGGCACGCTGAACCCGGCCACGATCGGCGCGCTGGCGGCCTTCCAGATGCACTACCGGCCGGCGCTGTACGACGGCCAGCCGGACGCGGAGACCGCCGCCATCATGCTGGCGATGCTGTAG
- the msrQ gene encoding protein-methionine-sulfoxide reductase heme-binding subunit MsrQ, translated as MPDGTPQAAPAAPPRKTPLSAKTVGRFKPFLFLLGLAPFVRWIWLGANNGLTANPVEFLTRSSGTWTLVCLLVTLAITPLRRLTGQPALVRLRRMCGLFAFFYGSMHFMAWVWWDRGFDPAGMLRDIGERPFIMAGFAAFVLMAALAATSTQWAMRKLGKRWQSLHRAIYAIGLLAVLHYWWHKAGKNDLAQPALYAAVLALLLGWRLVAWLRGRR; from the coding sequence ATGCCTGACGGCACTCCGCAGGCGGCTCCGGCCGCGCCGCCGCGCAAAACCCCGCTTTCCGCCAAGACCGTGGGGCGCTTCAAACCGTTCCTGTTCCTGCTGGGGCTGGCGCCGTTCGTGCGCTGGATCTGGCTGGGCGCGAACAACGGGCTGACGGCGAACCCGGTCGAGTTCCTGACCCGTTCATCGGGCACCTGGACCCTGGTCTGCCTGCTCGTGACCCTGGCTATCACGCCGCTGCGCCGGCTGACCGGCCAACCTGCCTTGGTGCGTCTGCGGCGCATGTGCGGGCTATTCGCGTTCTTCTATGGCTCCATGCATTTCATGGCCTGGGTCTGGTGGGACCGCGGCTTCGATCCGGCAGGCATGCTGCGCGATATCGGCGAACGCCCCTTCATCATGGCGGGATTCGCGGCGTTCGTGCTGATGGCCGCTCTGGCGGCCACCTCCACGCAGTGGGCCATGCGCAAGCTGGGCAAGCGCTGGCAAAGCCTGCATCGCGCCATCTATGCCATCGGCCTGCTGGCGGTGCTGCATTACTGGTGGCACAAGGCCGGCAAGAACGACTTGGCGCAGCCCGCGCTGTACGCCGCGGTGCTGGCCTTGCTGCTGGGCTGGCGGCTGGTCGCCTGGCTGCGCGGCAGGCGATAG
- the msrP gene encoding protein-methionine-sulfoxide reductase catalytic subunit MsrP, with product MLIRKPDDILPSEITSEAVWRSRRELMLRAGMVAAAASLPGWGMRSAHAQEAGALPGKLNAGLSVMDKQTTLADVTSYNNYYEFGVDKGDPAANAGKLQTRPWSVSVEGEVGKPRTFSIEELLKLAPMEERVYRLRCVEGWSMVIPWVGYSLSALLKQVEPTGNAKYVEFVTAVQRENMPGVRAAILEWPYVEGLRIDEAMNPLAMLVFGVYGKVLPNQNGAPLRLAVPWKYGFKSAKSLVKIRLVEKPPVSSWIKAAPQEYGFYANVNPDVPHPRWSQATERRIGEDGLFSPKRKTLMFNGYAEQVASLYQGMDLKANY from the coding sequence ATGTTGATACGCAAGCCCGACGATATTCTTCCGTCAGAGATCACCTCCGAGGCCGTCTGGCGTTCGCGCCGCGAATTGATGCTGCGCGCCGGGATGGTCGCGGCCGCAGCGAGCCTGCCGGGGTGGGGCATGCGCAGCGCGCACGCCCAGGAGGCCGGCGCCCTGCCGGGCAAGCTCAATGCAGGCTTGAGCGTCATGGATAAGCAGACGACGCTGGCCGACGTAACGTCCTACAACAACTACTACGAGTTCGGCGTGGATAAGGGCGATCCGGCCGCCAATGCCGGCAAGTTGCAGACACGCCCCTGGAGCGTGAGCGTCGAGGGCGAAGTCGGCAAGCCGCGCACCTTTTCCATCGAAGAACTGCTCAAGCTGGCGCCGATGGAAGAGCGCGTCTACCGGCTGCGCTGCGTCGAGGGCTGGTCCATGGTGATCCCCTGGGTGGGCTATTCGCTGTCGGCGCTGCTCAAGCAGGTCGAGCCCACGGGCAACGCCAAGTACGTCGAATTCGTGACTGCGGTGCAGCGCGAGAACATGCCAGGCGTGCGCGCCGCGATCCTGGAATGGCCTTATGTGGAAGGCCTGCGCATCGACGAGGCCATGAATCCCCTGGCCATGCTGGTGTTCGGCGTTTACGGAAAAGTGCTACCGAACCAGAATGGCGCGCCGCTCAGGTTGGCGGTGCCCTGGAAGTACGGTTTCAAGTCGGCCAAGTCCCTGGTCAAGATCCGCCTGGTTGAAAAGCCGCCCGTGTCGTCCTGGATCAAGGCCGCGCCGCAGGAGTATGGCTTTTACGCCAACGTGAATCCCGACGTGCCACATCCGCGCTGGAGCCAGGCCACGGAGCGCCGCATCGGCGAGGACGGGCTGTTCTCGCCCAAGCGCAAGACCTTGATGTTCAACGGTTATGCCGAGCAGGTGGCGTCGCTCTACCAGGGGATGGACCTGAAGGCGAACTACTGA
- a CDS encoding HAD family hydrolase, whose translation MSYSLVVFDWDGTLMDSTHSIVAAIQGACRDLELAVPSASDASWVIGLSLESALRRAVPELTQAMLPRFLERYRTHYLLRDPELRLFEGVQELLTELAGQNVRLAVATGKSRVGLTRALAATGLGPLFDATRTADETFSKPHPAMLHELMQELDVEPDRVVMVGDTSHDLQMAINAGVHGLGVTYGAHTLKELEGCSPQAVLESVPKVREWLLPRV comes from the coding sequence ATGTCGTATTCGCTGGTCGTTTTTGACTGGGATGGCACCCTGATGGATTCCACGCATAGCATCGTGGCCGCCATCCAGGGCGCCTGCCGCGACCTGGAGCTGGCGGTGCCTTCGGCATCCGACGCCAGCTGGGTGATAGGCCTGTCCCTGGAAAGCGCCCTGCGCCGCGCGGTGCCGGAACTGACCCAGGCGATGCTGCCGCGCTTCCTGGAGCGCTACCGCACGCACTATCTGCTGCGCGATCCGGAATTGCGCCTGTTCGAAGGCGTGCAGGAACTGCTGACTGAACTGGCGGGGCAGAACGTGCGCCTGGCGGTGGCTACCGGCAAGAGCCGGGTGGGCCTGACGCGCGCGCTGGCCGCGACCGGCCTGGGGCCGCTGTTCGATGCCACCCGCACCGCCGACGAAACCTTCAGCAAGCCGCATCCCGCGATGCTGCACGAACTGATGCAGGAGCTGGACGTGGAGCCGGACCGGGTGGTGATGGTGGGCGACACCTCGCACGACCTGCAGATGGCGATCAATGCCGGCGTACACGGTCTGGGCGTGACCTATGGCGCTCATACCCTGAAGGAACTTGAGGGTTGTTCGCCGCAGGCGGTGCTCGAGAGCGTGCCCAAGGTGCGCGAATGGCTGCTGCCGCGCGTCTAG
- a CDS encoding RluA family pseudouridine synthase — protein sequence MSLFAMRKETSPSLSLSKAPPAVRLVEVDAEHAGQRLDNYLARLCKGVPKTHIYKAIRGGEVRVNKGRTSADYRVAEGDVVRVPPLRLPDPGKPRPVPGAEFPVVFEDEALLVVDKPAGVAVHGGSGVSFGVIEQLRAARPGAKFLELVHRLDRETSGLLMVAKKRSALLALHAMLREGKGDKHYLALVEGDWVNDRQHIKLGLSKWTTQSGERRVKVDPDGQSAHTIVTLKQRFGGYSLVDAELRTGRTHQIRVHLAASGFPIVGDDKYGHDEVRAQFARMGFGRMFLHAHQLTLAHPVTGEPLTLTAELPPACRKILKQLESV from the coding sequence ATGTCGCTTTTCGCAATGCGCAAAGAAACTTCCCCCTCGCTTTCCCTCTCTAAAGCTCCCCCTGCCGTCCGGCTGGTGGAAGTCGACGCCGAGCATGCCGGCCAGCGTCTGGACAACTATCTTGCGCGCTTGTGCAAGGGCGTCCCCAAAACCCATATCTACAAAGCCATACGCGGCGGCGAAGTGCGGGTAAACAAGGGACGCACTTCGGCCGACTACCGCGTCGCCGAGGGGGACGTGGTCCGCGTTCCGCCCCTGCGTTTGCCGGATCCGGGCAAGCCCCGTCCAGTGCCTGGCGCAGAATTCCCCGTGGTGTTCGAGGACGAGGCGCTGTTGGTGGTGGACAAGCCCGCCGGGGTGGCGGTCCACGGCGGCAGCGGCGTGTCCTTCGGCGTGATCGAACAGCTGCGGGCGGCCCGGCCCGGCGCCAAGTTCCTGGAGCTGGTCCATCGTCTGGACCGGGAGACCTCGGGTCTCTTGATGGTGGCCAAGAAGCGCAGCGCCCTGCTGGCCTTGCACGCCATGCTGCGAGAAGGAAAAGGGGACAAACACTACCTGGCGCTGGTCGAGGGCGATTGGGTCAATGACCGGCAGCACATCAAGCTGGGCCTGTCCAAGTGGACCACCCAGTCCGGCGAACGCCGGGTCAAGGTCGACCCGGACGGCCAGTCGGCGCACACCATCGTCACGCTCAAGCAGCGGTTTGGTGGCTATAGTCTGGTCGACGCCGAATTGCGCACCGGCCGCACCCATCAGATCCGGGTGCACCTGGCCGCCAGCGGCTTCCCCATCGTGGGCGACGACAAGTACGGCCACGACGAAGTGCGGGCGCAGTTCGCGCGCATGGGCTTCGGCAGGATGTTTCTGCACGCCCACCAATTGACGCTGGCCCACCCGGTGACGGGCGAGCCCCTGACGCTTACGGCCGAGCTGCCTCCAGCTTGCCGGAAAATACTGAAACAACTGGAGTCGGTCTGA